A window of the Virgibacillus pantothenticus genome harbors these coding sequences:
- the yhfH gene encoding protein YhfH produces MMNVLEFFRNLPKKKCSKCGHDMIEKADCYGNLCDDCDHPAR; encoded by the coding sequence ATGATGAACGTTCTTGAGTTTTTCAGAAACCTACCTAAGAAAAAATGTAGTAAATGTGGTCATGATATGATTGAAAAAGCAGATTGCTATGGAAATTTATGTGATGATTGCGACCATCCAGCCAGATAG
- the hemH gene encoding ferrochelatase, with amino-acid sequence MQRKRMGLLVMAYGTPYKEEDIERYYTHIRHGRKPEEEALQDLKDRYKAIGGISPLAKITNQQVEKLEATLNAVQNEYEFKAYTGLKHIEPFIEDAVQQMAEDGMEEAVSIVLAPHYSTFSVQSYNKRANEEAKKHGIMITSVESWYDEPGFIKYWADQIADVYRKMTEEEREKAVLIVSAHSLPEKILQNGDPYPQQLEETAKLISEATGITNYEIGWQSEGNTPDPWLGPDVQDLTRDLYEQKGYQAFVYAPVGFIADHLEVLYDNDYECKVVCDEIGVAYYRPAMPNTHPQFINTLSDVVLKQVKREANE; translated from the coding sequence ATGCAAAGAAAGAGAATGGGATTATTAGTTATGGCTTATGGAACGCCATATAAAGAAGAGGATATTGAGCGTTATTATACACATATTCGCCATGGTAGAAAGCCTGAGGAAGAGGCACTACAAGATTTAAAAGACCGTTATAAAGCAATTGGCGGTATTTCCCCACTAGCAAAAATTACGAATCAGCAAGTGGAAAAGCTGGAAGCGACCTTAAATGCCGTCCAGAATGAGTATGAATTTAAAGCATATACTGGGTTAAAACATATTGAACCATTTATTGAGGATGCAGTTCAGCAAATGGCGGAAGATGGCATGGAAGAAGCAGTATCGATTGTTTTGGCGCCACACTACTCTACATTTAGTGTACAATCCTATAATAAACGAGCTAATGAGGAAGCTAAAAAACACGGCATCATGATTACTTCTGTAGAAAGTTGGTACGATGAGCCTGGCTTTATTAAATATTGGGCTGATCAAATTGCTGATGTCTATAGAAAGATGACAGAAGAAGAACGAGAAAAAGCTGTACTTATTGTTTCCGCACATAGCTTGCCTGAAAAAATCTTGCAGAACGGTGATCCATATCCGCAGCAATTAGAAGAAACAGCAAAATTGATTTCAGAGGCAACTGGGATTACGAATTATGAAATAGGGTGGCAAAGTGAAGGAAATACACCTGATCCTTGGTTAGGACCAGATGTACAAGATCTCACGAGAGACCTTTATGAGCAAAAGGGGTACCAAGCGTTTGTTTATGCTCCAGTAGGATTTATTGCGGATCATTTAGAAGTATTGTATGACAATGATTATGAATGTAAAGTGGTTTGTGATGAAATAGGTGTTGCTTATTATCGTCCGGCAATGCCAAATACACATCCGCAATTTATTAACACATTAAGCGATGTCGTATTAAAACAAGTAAAGCGTGAAGCAAATGAATAA
- a CDS encoding thioredoxin family protein translates to MGKKITIFIGVIVILFAGLYFVIDYKNKQAVEDNNNPYGDKELHQGTIDQLDDPNYQNQIMPDELKEKVDSGDPVTVYFYDPLCSHCQATTPYLVPLAEDNEIDMKKMNLREFKDQWDVYAIDSTPTLVHFEDGKEVSRIVGDQGEENFQTFFDQYVTK, encoded by the coding sequence ATGGGCAAAAAAATAACTATTTTTATAGGTGTCATTGTTATTTTATTTGCAGGCTTATATTTTGTTATCGATTATAAAAATAAGCAAGCAGTTGAAGATAATAACAATCCATATGGAGATAAAGAGTTGCACCAAGGTACGATTGACCAATTAGATGATCCAAACTATCAAAATCAAATTATGCCAGATGAGCTAAAAGAAAAAGTAGACAGTGGCGATCCTGTAACAGTTTATTTTTACGATCCATTATGTTCGCATTGTCAAGCAACCACTCCATATCTCGTTCCGTTAGCAGAAGATAATGAGATTGATATGAAAAAAATGAATTTACGAGAATTTAAAGACCAATGGGATGTCTATGCAATTGATTCTACACCGACTTTAGTCCACTTTGAAGATGGCAAAGAGGTATCTCGCATTGTCGGTGATCAGGGAGAGGAAAATTTTCAAACCTTTTTCGATCAATATGTAACCAAGTAA
- a CDS encoding transglycosylase domain-containing protein — MSRIERRKKKRSRLLKKWKIILYSSLLLIVLGFVGYAAIIFGGRLIVDDEQFFLDATTTIETKDGKVIGRLYNENRTLTTLDEIPEHVQDAFIAIEDRRFYDHEGVDFRSVFRAVYKDILAMQKVEGASTITQQLVKNLFLNHEKTWLRKTKEVMAAVYLEQTLSKDRILELYLNEIYFGHGVYGIATAADYYFSKDVTELSIEEGALLAGLVKAPNGYSPINHPEKAINRRNTVLYAMNDVGAISSKQRNKAEKQELDIQVNKWNPEPWWSDYTDFVMKEAAQEHHLSLEELQQGGYRLVVNVDADAQKIAHEQFQNDTYFPGSTKDVQGAFTMMDHKTGEIVSVIGARDFTFGELNRATISRQPGSTFKPLAVYGPALMMKEKYHPYTLIPDQKRTYDGYTAKNYDDQYDGVVSIYDAVIYSKNAPAVWLLNEIGIVNSKKYLKKLHLPIKDEGLAIALGGLSTGVTPAALMEGYTSFAQQGNVVKAHSIHQIMDQQGHKLFQAKLETEKVFSPQVAWNMTEMLQQTVKSGTATAGSFEKALAGKTGSTQHPQVKGKVKDAWFAGYTPKYALALWMGYDQTDKQHYLSGGSAYPTKLAKAILTKLDQQEPLADSFVKPEEVAALPKPIVLPEIKHVRANYAFGSLALFRGKITWQGSDDERVIYRIYREEEGIDKRIGEVEGKTEFTVEDALLNAKEYYVVPYDPLTKTEGAPSETVTLSW; from the coding sequence ATGAGCAGAATAGAGAGAAGGAAGAAGAAGCGCTCACGCTTATTGAAAAAATGGAAAATTATTTTATATAGTAGTTTATTATTGATAGTATTAGGATTCGTCGGTTATGCTGCGATTATATTTGGTGGTCGACTGATTGTTGATGATGAGCAGTTCTTTTTGGATGCAACGACAACGATTGAAACGAAGGATGGTAAGGTAATTGGTAGACTGTATAATGAAAATCGGACGTTGACTACGTTAGATGAAATTCCTGAACATGTGCAAGATGCTTTTATTGCCATTGAAGACCGACGATTTTATGATCATGAAGGAGTCGACTTTCGCTCTGTTTTTCGTGCCGTCTACAAAGATATTTTGGCAATGCAGAAGGTGGAAGGCGCTAGCACCATTACGCAACAGCTCGTCAAAAATTTATTTTTGAACCATGAGAAAACATGGCTTCGTAAAACAAAAGAAGTTATGGCAGCAGTTTATCTAGAGCAGACGCTGTCTAAAGATCGTATTTTAGAACTGTATTTAAATGAAATTTATTTTGGTCATGGTGTTTATGGTATTGCTACAGCTGCTGATTATTACTTTTCTAAAGATGTGACGGAGCTATCTATCGAGGAAGGTGCGCTGTTAGCAGGTCTTGTTAAGGCACCGAATGGGTATTCACCGATAAACCATCCCGAAAAAGCGATAAACCGTCGGAACACGGTACTCTATGCGATGAATGATGTCGGTGCTATAAGCTCAAAACAGCGCAATAAAGCAGAAAAACAGGAGCTGGATATACAAGTAAATAAATGGAATCCTGAGCCATGGTGGTCCGATTATACTGATTTTGTCATGAAGGAAGCAGCCCAAGAGCACCATTTATCATTAGAGGAATTACAACAAGGTGGTTATCGTCTGGTTGTTAATGTGGATGCGGACGCTCAAAAAATCGCTCACGAGCAATTTCAAAATGATACGTATTTCCCTGGAAGTACAAAGGATGTGCAAGGTGCTTTCACGATGATGGATCATAAAACAGGAGAGATTGTGTCTGTCATTGGCGCGCGAGATTTTACGTTTGGCGAATTGAATCGGGCGACAATTTCCAGGCAACCAGGTTCAACCTTCAAACCACTAGCTGTTTACGGACCTGCGCTCATGATGAAAGAAAAATATCATCCTTACACATTAATACCTGATCAAAAACGAACCTACGATGGTTATACTGCTAAAAATTATGATGATCAATATGATGGTGTTGTTTCGATTTATGATGCGGTCATTTATTCCAAAAATGCGCCTGCTGTATGGCTGTTAAACGAAATTGGGATTGTAAACTCCAAGAAATATTTAAAAAAACTCCATCTCCCTATAAAAGATGAAGGATTAGCAATTGCTTTAGGTGGTTTATCTACAGGGGTAACGCCAGCCGCATTAATGGAAGGCTATACCAGTTTTGCACAGCAAGGGAATGTGGTAAAAGCTCATTCTATTCACCAGATTATGGACCAACAAGGACATAAATTGTTTCAAGCAAAATTAGAAACAGAAAAAGTATTCAGTCCTCAAGTAGCTTGGAATATGACAGAAATGCTACAACAGACCGTTAAGTCAGGAACAGCGACTGCAGGGAGCTTTGAAAAAGCATTAGCTGGGAAAACGGGTTCGACACAGCACCCGCAAGTGAAAGGAAAAGTGAAAGATGCTTGGTTTGCAGGGTATACACCAAAATATGCCTTGGCATTGTGGATGGGTTATGACCAAACAGATAAACAACACTATTTATCAGGTGGAAGTGCGTACCCGACGAAACTGGCGAAGGCGATCTTAACTAAACTTGATCAACAAGAGCCGTTGGCGGATTCATTTGTTAAACCAGAGGAAGTGGCTGCTTTACCTAAACCGATTGTACTTCCAGAGATTAAACATGTACGAGCTAACTACGCTTTTGGAAGTCTGGCATTATTTCGAGGGAAAATAACATGGCAAGGGTCAGACGATGAGCGAGTCATATATCGAATTTACAGGGAAGAAGAAGGAATTGATAAACGGATTGGCGAGGTCGAAGGAAAAACGGAATTTACTGTGGAAGATGCATTGCTAAACGCAAAAGAGTACTATGTTGTTCCGTATGATCCGTTAACGAAAACAGAAGGTGCTCCGTCTGAAACGGTAACCCTTAGTTGGTAA
- the pepF gene encoding oligoendopeptidase F: MVKRQKRSEVPEKLIWDLTDLFSTHTDWENELQAIQQDVEQFSSYKGELGKEASTLHQCMEAYETFQKRVIRVATYANLRNSTDGTDPTRQQDSAKVAQALAKIQAQLSFIQSEILEIPTETIGEFVKQHPALATYRKMLADLIEKKPYTLSPQIEELLAALSEVHNAPYMIYQRSKSSDMVFASISDEQGNELPMSAALYEDRYELTADNTARRNAYHSFVQTLQQYQHTYAAIYATEVTKQVVMAQQRHYDNVTDMLLHPQQVTTDMYHNQLDVIQTELAPHMQRFARLKQEQLGLDELYMCDLKAPLDPSFNPVTTYEEATATIIEALGVMGEDYQQVMKQAIENRWIDLADNVGKATGAFCSSPYGVHPYILITWTDTMRGAFVLAHELGHAGHFYFAGKAQTLFNTRPSTYFIEAPSTLNELLLAHHLLAKTDDERMKRWIITQLLGTYYHNFVTHLLEAEFQRRVYTLAESGTPLTAKVLSEQKIEALANFWGDTVTIDEGAGLTWMRQPHYYMGLYPYTYSAGLTVSTAVAQTIQKEGAPAAKRWIEVLESGGTLKPLDLIQKAGVDMSTPDAIKQAVAFVGSLVDQLETSYREEKQER; this comes from the coding sequence ATGGTTAAACGACAAAAACGTTCTGAAGTACCGGAAAAACTCATATGGGATCTTACGGATTTATTTTCTACACATACGGATTGGGAGAATGAATTACAAGCGATTCAGCAAGATGTGGAACAATTCAGTTCTTATAAAGGAGAATTAGGAAAAGAGGCTTCCACACTGCATCAATGCATGGAAGCATACGAGACTTTTCAAAAAAGGGTTATCCGTGTAGCAACTTATGCTAATTTACGAAACAGTACCGATGGAACAGATCCAACTCGTCAGCAAGACAGTGCAAAAGTTGCTCAAGCATTAGCAAAAATCCAGGCACAGCTTTCTTTTATTCAATCGGAAATTCTTGAAATACCTACCGAAACAATTGGTGAATTTGTCAAACAACACCCTGCATTAGCAACTTACCGCAAAATGCTTGCCGACTTGATAGAAAAGAAGCCTTATACTTTATCTCCGCAAATAGAAGAACTGCTCGCTGCTCTTTCAGAAGTGCATAACGCTCCATATATGATCTATCAGCGAAGCAAATCATCGGATATGGTATTTGCGTCAATTTCTGATGAACAAGGCAATGAACTTCCTATGTCTGCTGCATTATATGAAGATCGTTATGAGCTAACAGCAGACAACACTGCTCGTAGAAACGCATATCACTCTTTTGTACAAACTCTTCAGCAATATCAGCATACATACGCTGCTATTTATGCAACAGAGGTTACCAAGCAAGTCGTCATGGCGCAGCAACGTCATTATGACAATGTAACCGATATGCTATTACATCCGCAGCAAGTTACAACAGATATGTACCATAATCAGCTTGATGTTATTCAAACAGAACTCGCACCTCATATGCAACGATTTGCGCGCTTAAAACAAGAGCAGCTAGGTCTGGATGAACTATATATGTGTGACCTAAAAGCGCCGCTTGACCCAAGCTTTAATCCGGTAACAACATACGAAGAAGCAACAGCTACTATTATTGAAGCTCTTGGTGTAATGGGTGAAGACTATCAACAAGTGATGAAACAAGCTATCGAAAATCGTTGGATCGACTTGGCTGATAATGTCGGAAAAGCAACAGGCGCTTTCTGTTCGAGCCCTTATGGAGTACACCCGTATATTCTGATTACTTGGACAGACACGATGCGCGGAGCATTTGTATTAGCACATGAATTAGGCCATGCAGGGCATTTTTACTTTGCGGGAAAAGCACAGACTTTATTTAATACGCGTCCTTCGACATACTTTATTGAAGCACCTTCTACATTAAATGAGCTTCTGCTTGCTCATCATCTATTAGCTAAGACAGATGATGAGCGAATGAAACGCTGGATTATCACCCAATTATTAGGAACGTATTATCATAATTTTGTTACGCATTTACTTGAAGCTGAATTTCAACGAAGAGTTTATACTTTAGCAGAAAGTGGAACGCCTTTAACTGCAAAAGTTCTCTCCGAGCAAAAGATAGAAGCTTTAGCAAATTTCTGGGGAGATACCGTTACGATTGATGAAGGAGCAGGGCTCACTTGGATGCGCCAGCCGCATTACTACATGGGTCTCTATCCTTATACGTACTCCGCAGGGTTAACAGTTTCAACCGCTGTAGCACAGACGATTCAAAAAGAAGGCGCTCCCGCAGCCAAACGATGGATAGAAGTGTTAGAGTCAGGAGGAACGCTTAAACCACTCGACTTGATCCAAAAAGCTGGTGTAGATATGTCCACACCAGATGCGATTAAGCAAGCTGTTGCCTTCGTAGGTTCACTTGTTGATCAGTTGGAAACAAGCTATCGAGAAGAGAAGCAGGAGCGATAA
- a CDS encoding antibiotic biosynthesis monooxygenase family protein codes for MLAHMTNGTADFLQKLIDKHSGKRIWLMHAESSSLAYYEDQAKSIFVSGRDYDILIKNGEIQAEGYVVMNNIPVTEEGQPVFEHQFQNRRHDMEKMPGFQAFRLLKPKKGNTYVVFTQWRSVQDFENWKTSDHFKQAHKNTSVKPPDYYADRPFLTAYHMTVEDDN; via the coding sequence ATGCTTGCTCACATGACAAATGGTACCGCAGATTTTTTGCAAAAATTAATTGATAAACATTCAGGTAAAAGGATTTGGCTGATGCATGCTGAATCTAGTTCACTCGCTTATTATGAAGATCAAGCGAAAAGCATTTTTGTATCTGGAAGAGACTATGATATTTTAATCAAGAATGGAGAAATACAAGCGGAAGGTTATGTCGTTATGAATAACATACCTGTAACAGAGGAAGGTCAACCGGTTTTTGAACATCAGTTTCAAAACCGAAGGCACGATATGGAAAAGATGCCAGGATTTCAAGCATTTCGTCTGTTAAAACCGAAAAAAGGAAATACCTACGTTGTGTTTACACAATGGCGCTCTGTACAGGATTTCGAAAACTGGAAAACGTCGGATCATTTTAAACAAGCACATAAAAATACGTCTGTTAAGCCACCTGATTACTATGCGGACCGCCCATTTTTAACCGCTTATCATATGACTGTTGAAGATGACAACTGA
- a CDS encoding response regulator transcription factor, whose amino-acid sequence MIRVIVVDDHEIVRKGIVAYLHTDKEIEVIGQAANGKEGARISLQHRPDVVLMDLIMEEGNGIEATAQIMQQYPECRVIILTSFYDDEQIFPALEAGAFSYLLKTSSATEITEAIKKAYQGEAVIEPKVAGKWMSNFRTGEKKPHEYLTDREFEVLLCIGNGLTNQEISERLYIGIKTVKTHVSNILSKLEVSDRTQAAVYVHRNRLFHLK is encoded by the coding sequence ATGATTCGGGTAATCGTCGTTGATGATCATGAGATTGTAAGAAAAGGAATCGTCGCTTATTTGCACACAGATAAAGAAATTGAGGTAATCGGACAAGCGGCAAATGGGAAGGAAGGAGCTAGGATCAGTTTACAACATCGTCCAGATGTTGTTTTAATGGATTTAATTATGGAAGAGGGAAACGGAATAGAGGCAACAGCTCAAATTATGCAGCAGTATCCAGAGTGTAGAGTTATTATTTTAACGAGCTTTTATGATGACGAGCAAATATTCCCTGCACTAGAGGCCGGAGCATTTAGTTATTTATTAAAAACATCCTCAGCTACCGAAATTACCGAAGCAATTAAAAAAGCTTATCAGGGAGAAGCAGTGATTGAACCAAAAGTAGCTGGGAAATGGATGAGCAATTTTCGCACAGGCGAGAAAAAGCCACATGAATATTTAACTGACCGAGAATTTGAAGTTTTATTATGTATTGGAAATGGATTAACGAATCAGGAAATAAGTGAACGATTATATATTGGAATTAAAACAGTAAAAACTCATGTGAGTAATATATTGTCAAAGCTTGAAGTAAGTGATCGCACACAAGCAGCTGTTTATGTACATCGCAATCGGTTGTTTCATCTTAAATAA
- the hemY gene encoding protoporphyrinogen oxidase: MNNPKQFVVIGGGITGLSATYYLQKEIAEKQLPYKVKLVEASSRLGGKIRTLQRDGFTIEQGADSMLIRKNPAMKLVNELGLEDQIVRNATGKSYILKGNKFHRMPQDTFMGIPKSARSVLSSTLISPKGKMRALADLWKGKRKDETDESLAAFFRRRFGNELLHNQIETLLSGIHSGNIEEMSLKASYPQFLQLEKEYGSLIKGLKQTIPQAKQETTKEPAPGAFFSFQNGLGTIVDRLRETIGEENITLETAVDHIEKKEHGYHLLLSDGGVYRADAVIMATPHFTVPKMFSQYDIFKPFLDVPATSTANIVLAFDKVKIKKDIDGTGFLVGKNSNYHITACTWTHKKWPLTTPDGKVLLRCYVGRPGEEAIVEESDDALTNLVLKDLHKAMKLKGNPMFSVVTRWRNGRPQYTVGHLERLAEIRKQAATQIPGVFLTGCSYDGQGIPDCIEQGERTAQEALHFVLR, translated from the coding sequence ATGAATAATCCGAAGCAATTCGTCGTTATAGGTGGCGGAATAACCGGCTTATCTGCCACTTACTATTTACAAAAAGAGATCGCTGAAAAGCAGCTTCCTTACAAGGTAAAGCTTGTCGAGGCAAGCAGTCGATTAGGAGGCAAAATAAGGACATTGCAACGGGATGGCTTTACTATCGAACAAGGTGCTGACTCGATGTTAATTCGAAAAAACCCTGCTATGAAATTAGTAAACGAGTTAGGACTTGAGGATCAAATCGTTCGTAATGCTACAGGTAAATCCTATATTTTAAAAGGTAATAAATTCCATCGTATGCCACAGGACACATTTATGGGCATTCCAAAGAGCGCTCGTTCAGTGTTGTCTTCCACATTAATCTCTCCAAAAGGAAAAATGAGGGCGTTAGCAGATTTGTGGAAAGGAAAAAGAAAAGATGAGACGGACGAATCGTTAGCAGCTTTTTTTAGACGGCGCTTTGGTAATGAATTGCTTCATAATCAGATTGAAACGCTATTATCTGGAATTCATTCGGGAAACATTGAGGAAATGAGTTTAAAAGCATCCTATCCACAATTTCTCCAATTGGAAAAAGAGTATGGTAGTTTAATCAAAGGATTAAAGCAAACCATTCCTCAAGCGAAGCAGGAAACGACGAAGGAGCCTGCACCAGGTGCGTTCTTTTCATTTCAAAACGGATTAGGTACAATAGTTGATCGGTTAAGGGAAACGATTGGCGAAGAAAACATTACTTTAGAAACAGCAGTGGACCATATTGAGAAAAAAGAACATGGCTACCATTTATTGCTAAGTGATGGGGGCGTATACAGAGCAGACGCTGTGATTATGGCTACACCGCATTTCACAGTGCCAAAAATGTTCAGTCAATATGATATCTTTAAACCATTTTTAGATGTTCCTGCCACGTCTACAGCGAATATAGTGTTGGCATTTGATAAGGTGAAAATAAAGAAGGATATAGATGGAACAGGTTTTCTTGTCGGTAAAAACAGTAATTATCACATTACTGCTTGTACGTGGACGCATAAAAAATGGCCATTAACGACGCCGGATGGAAAAGTTTTGTTGCGTTGTTATGTTGGTAGACCTGGCGAAGAAGCAATTGTGGAAGAGTCAGATGATGCTTTGACAAACCTTGTATTAAAAGATTTACACAAAGCAATGAAATTAAAGGGAAATCCTATGTTTAGTGTTGTTACGCGTTGGCGAAATGGCAGACCACAGTATACAGTTGGGCATTTAGAAAGACTTGCTGAAATAAGAAAACAAGCTGCTACGCAAATTCCAGGTGTCTTTTTAACAGGTTGTTCCTACGATGGGCAAGGTATTCCCGACTGTATCGAACAAGGAGAAAGAACGGCTCAGGAAGCATTGCATTTTGTTTTACGTTAA
- the hemE gene encoding uroporphyrinogen decarboxylase, which translates to MSNIFNDTIIRAYKGEATNYTPAWFMRQAGRSQPEYRELKKKYSLFEITHQPELCAYVTRLPVENYHVDAAILYKDIMSPLPAIGIDVEIKSGIGPVIHNPINSIHDVEKLGTINPQADVPYVLDTIRLLTEEQLQVPLIGFSGAPFTLASYMIEGGPSKNYSKTKSFMYQHRDAWFLLMDKLADMTITYVDAQIEAGAQAIQIFDSWVGSLNAADYRIFIKPVMTRIFSELQRHGVPLIIFGVGARHLLMEFNDLPVDVVGLDWRTSIQEARKMGVTKVLQGNLDPAILLTEWETIERRTQAILDEGLADGNHVFNLGHGVTPDIQPATLKQLTAFIHEYTNREM; encoded by the coding sequence ATGTCAAACATATTTAATGATACAATTATTCGAGCTTATAAAGGGGAGGCTACGAATTATACACCTGCTTGGTTTATGCGCCAGGCTGGAAGATCGCAACCTGAGTACCGGGAGTTAAAGAAAAAATATTCGTTATTTGAAATTACCCATCAGCCGGAATTATGTGCGTATGTAACAAGACTACCAGTTGAAAATTATCATGTTGATGCAGCAATTTTGTACAAAGATATTATGTCTCCACTGCCTGCAATAGGAATTGATGTGGAAATCAAGTCAGGTATCGGGCCAGTGATTCATAATCCGATTAATTCCATTCATGATGTAGAAAAACTTGGTACCATTAATCCGCAAGCAGATGTGCCTTATGTACTCGATACTATTCGCTTGTTAACAGAAGAGCAGTTACAAGTACCTTTGATCGGTTTTAGTGGAGCCCCCTTTACGTTAGCAAGCTATATGATTGAAGGAGGCCCATCAAAAAATTACAGTAAAACGAAATCGTTTATGTATCAGCATCGAGACGCGTGGTTTTTATTAATGGATAAGTTAGCCGATATGACGATTACGTATGTTGATGCACAAATAGAAGCTGGTGCCCAAGCAATCCAGATTTTTGATTCCTGGGTTGGCAGCTTAAATGCTGCTGACTATCGTATTTTTATTAAACCCGTGATGACAAGAATATTCTCTGAACTTCAAAGGCATGGGGTTCCATTAATTATCTTCGGTGTGGGGGCTCGTCATCTATTAATGGAATTTAATGATTTACCAGTGGATGTTGTCGGGCTTGATTGGCGCACATCGATACAAGAAGCAAGAAAAATGGGTGTAACAAAGGTACTGCAAGGGAATTTGGACCCAGCCATTTTGTTAACAGAATGGGAAACGATAGAGAGACGAACGCAAGCAATCCTGGATGAAGGCTTAGCGGATGGGAACCATGTATTTAATTTAGGACATGGTGTAACGCCAGATATTCAGCCGGCTACGTTAAAACAGCTAACTGCTTTTATTCATGAATATACCAATCGAGAGATGTAA
- a CDS encoding disulfide oxidoreductase, whose amino-acid sequence MVKLSKKEENLLLLIWAQAFVALLGSLFFSEIMGYPPCELCWIQRILMYPLVIIYGVAVFKRDVSMALPGLILSGIGMFVSTYHYLVQKLPALKEAGRACGVVPCNVVYINLLDFITIPFLAGTAFIIIFVLHVSLIRTYKTRN is encoded by the coding sequence ATGGTGAAACTATCGAAAAAGGAAGAAAATCTACTGCTGCTTATTTGGGCACAAGCTTTTGTTGCTTTACTTGGAAGTTTATTTTTTTCTGAAATAATGGGGTATCCGCCCTGTGAGTTATGCTGGATACAACGAATATTGATGTATCCACTTGTCATCATTTATGGAGTAGCAGTGTTTAAAAGAGATGTATCTATGGCACTTCCAGGTTTAATTCTGAGTGGAATAGGAATGTTTGTGTCGACTTATCATTATCTTGTGCAAAAGCTTCCAGCGTTAAAGGAGGCAGGCCGGGCGTGCGGTGTCGTACCGTGCAATGTCGTCTATATTAATCTGTTAGACTTTATCACGATTCCCTTTTTAGCGGGAACAGCATTTATCATTATCTTTGTGTTGCATGTCAGCTTAATTCGTACATACAAAACAAGGAATTAA